Genomic window (Flavobacteriales bacterium):
CGGCTCCTTTTGTTCTTGCGGAGCGGTCAGTAGGCGATCCGGTCGTAGCTCGCGACCACGGAAGCGATGCGGATGGCGTCCCACACCTGTTCCTCGGGGGCACCCAGGGCGATCAACGAGGATTCATGGCTTTTTACGCACTGCTCGCAACCGTTCACCGCGCTCACGGCGAGGCTCATCAGTTCGAATAAATGCTTGCCGGTGGCGGGGTTCATCATGATGTTCATGCGCAGCGACGGGCGCATTTCATTGTACTTTTCCTTGCCGGAGAAATGCCGGAAGCGGTAGAGCACGTTGTTCGCAGCGAGCAGACTGGCACAGGCCACGGCCTCCGCCGTTTCTTCATCGGAAGCGCCTTGCGTTAGGGCCATGGCCTTGAAATGGTCGATCAGCGCGCCGTTCTTCTGGTTCGCTGAGACGCTCAGGGCCAACAGTGCGGCCTCCTTCTCTGAAAGGTGGGCGCTCTTCAGTACGGCCTTCAGGTTCAGTTTCAGGTCGCGGCTGTAGCGTGATCCCACGGCCCCAAGGAGCCGAAGCGCGGAATTGGCATGGTCCACAGGAAGGCCCACCTCCTCCAACAAGGAGGCGGTGCCTTCTTCGTATGCGGTCAGGGGCTGGTCGGCCATCCTTAGTTCAAGGTCGCTTCGCCCTTGGTCCAGTTGCAGGGGCAGAGTTCATCGGTCTGCAAGGCGTCCAGCACGCGGAGCACCTCGTCCACGCTGCGTCCAACGCTCAGGTCGTAGGCGCTCACCCAGCGTA
Coding sequences:
- a CDS encoding carboxymuconolactone decarboxylase family protein, which encodes MADQPLTAYEEGTASLLEEVGLPVDHANSALRLLGAVGSRYSRDLKLNLKAVLKSAHLSEKEAALLALSVSANQKNGALIDHFKAMALTQGASDEETAEAVACASLLAANNVLYRFRHFSGKEKYNEMRPSLRMNIMMNPATGKHLFELMSLAVSAVNGCEQCVKSHESSLIALGAPEEQVWDAIRIASVVASYDRIAY